Part of the Fusarium musae strain F31 chromosome 3, whole genome shotgun sequence genome, CATCCGAACGATAGATTTAGGACAATGACAATCCAACCGCCAACAGATGACAGTGCGTTTGCTTGAAGGCGGTCATAGCCATAACTTGCAATGATGGACGGTTGATATGTTCCGAGTGGTGAGATAATGGCAATGCAGCAGAAGGAGACAGTCAGCTGCGGGTAAATACACCACCTGGAAAAGGCGGACTTGATGTCAACCCACTTCACATATTTGTGTCTTGGACCTTGGCTAGGATTGTCAAGGTTAACACGTTTAGTGAGGATGTGGATCTCTTGCGGTGTAAAGTACAAGTGGCCGAAGATGTTTGATGGGTTTGCGGGAGAGTTTGGCATGAGAAGGGCGAAAACAACACCGATCACTATGGTGATGATTCCCTCGAGGAGGAACATCCACTGCCAACCAGACAATCCAGCTATACCTCTCATCTGGAGGATGCCATAGGCAATAAGTCCACTTGCGGCCGAAGCAATCATGTTGCCAAGGAAGAAGGCGGTGAAGCGTCTGCTGGTCTCATTGCGTTTGTACCACTGCGTCAGGGTATACAGGCCGGCAGGAATGAATCCGGCTTCCAAAAGGCCGAGTAACAGTCTAGTAGCATAATATGCACCGACGCCTTTGCCTTTGATGAATGCTTGAAAAGTGGCGACCAAGCCCCAGCAAAAGATCTGGCAGCTAATCCACTTCTGAGGACCCAAGCGATAGAGAACAAGATTACTTGGCAGCTCTAGCAGTACGATTCCCAAGCTAAGGAGCTGGTTTCCGACGTTGAACTGGTATTGAGTGATGCCCACTTCAGGGAGGAAGAAGTCTGTGAGGGCGTTGCCGATGTTGCCGCGGTCGAGCTGCAAAACAAAAAAGCCAGCGATAAGCAGAGGCATGATGAGTAGATCCAGCTTGCGAACAAGAGCCCGTTCTTCGCCTTCGGACCAATCAATGAGGGACTGCTGCTCAGGGACATTGGAGTCATTATCTAGACCCGAATTGTGGTCATCCACAGTGGATGGAAGTGACTCCTTTTCAATCATCATGTGGGAGAGTGTAATTGGTAGGAAAAGGTAATTCTGAATGCTGAAGCAGCAGTGCATGCATGACAATCGTTCATAATACAAGACAGaggatatataattattctCACAACCTCTTTTACATCTCGCAATCAAGACGAGGCATTTCGCAATACTCCAACTTTCAGTCTATTGCAGTCGAGTCTTCGTCAACTCCCCGAGCAGCTGAACAAAACGATCTGTAATACCCTGCAATGATGGAAGCCGCTGCGTAGCCGAATCGAACAAACCAATGAGGCCATGATCCGAGCGACAGCCCGGTCTCTCTGGCTTGCTTAGCGTTATCATGGGTGAGGGCTAGCTCCGATGTGTCAGACGCCATCGACATGTGAATCTTGCGTGCTTGGAAAATATTAAATCTGGGGCCAATGGAAGCATCATCCGAGGCACACCAAAAGCTGGAGTTGGTTAGTGAGTGGGGGCGTTGTTTTGACAGTTACATTTACGGAGAACAACCCACTGCTTCCTACTCCATACTCCCCGCCAAATATCTCAAGATGGCTGCTTGCCGGTCTCAGCCGGGGCCCGTGATAGACTGTGATGCCAGTCGTAGTACGTGTGATTGCTTAcatatataaaatacctcCTTTTTCTGTTTCAACGGTCGAGATAGTCGACCCCACAACACCTCTACGTATGTCCTTGAACCCCCTACATTCTTATTCTACTCTGCAATCATGGTTGTTGCAAAAAGACCCAATTTCCTTATCATCGTTGCTGATGACCTTGGCTTCAGTGATGTAAAGCCATATGGCTCCGAGATAGACACCCCTGTTTTGGACCGCCTTTCCAAAGATGGCATACGCATGACCAACTTCCATACCGCCCAGGCATGCTCACCCACGCGAGCAATGCTTCTTTCTGGGACAGACAACCATATCGCCGGACTTGGTCAGATGGCCGAATTTgccgagatgaagaagaacctcACTGGCAAGTATCCTGACTACGTCGACAAGCCTGGCTATGAAGGATACCTAAACTGGAAAGTGGCTGCTTTGCCTGAGATTCTTTCTGACGCAGGATACTTGACTCTCATGTCTGGAAAGTGGCATTTGGGAATGACTCCTGACGTGTCACCAAGTGCAAGAGGTTTCAAGAAGAGTTTTGGTTTCTTGCCTGGTTGTGGCAACCACTTCAACTACGAACCGCAGTTCGAGGCTGACCAAGATACTATGCTGTTGACCTCGGACGGATTTTGGATGGAGAACCAAAATCCTGTGGATAGAAAGAAAGACCTACCTGATGACTTTTATTCTACCAATTTCTTCACAGATAAGTTGCTTGATATGTTGAGCAACAGAACCGAAGAGGAAAAAGAGCAGCCCTTCTTTTCATACTTGGCTTATACGGCGCCACATTGGCCAATGCAGGCGCCACAAGATGTTATAGACAAATACAGTAAGCTCTCAGTGCACGCCACCAAGCTTCGGTACTGATGATTCTAGGCGGAAAATACGACAACGGCCCCGACCAGCTCAGACTAGACAGGCTTGCCAGACTAAAAGAGCTGGGTCTTGTGCCAGCTGATATCGAAGCAGCTCCTCCTGTTGGCTTCGAAGCTGGAGTGAAGTGGGAAGACCTCACAGCCCACGAGCAAGCTGTTTCTgcgaggaagatggaggtTTATGCAGCAATGGTCGACCTCCTTGACCAGAATATTGGGAGAGTCGTAGATGCACTTGAAGCATCTGGTGAGCTTGACAACACTTTCATCCTGTTCATGTCAGATAATGGCGCAGAAGGATCTACTCTGGAAGCTGCACCTGTTTGTCCACCCCATCTTTTCAATGCGAAAGTTCATACTGACTGTAAAACTTAGCTCTTGTCATCATTCAAAACACTTGGAGAACTTATAGCTGCACACTATGACAAT contains:
- a CDS encoding hypothetical protein (EggNog:ENOG41), with product MMIEKESLPSTVDDHNSGLDNDSNVPEQQSLIDWSEGEERALVRKLDLLIMPLLIAGFFVLQLDRGNIGNALTDFFLPEVGITQYQFNVGNQLLSLGIVLLELPSNLVLYRLGPQKWISCQIFCWGLVATFQAFIKGKGVGAYYATRLLLGLLEAGFIPAGLYTLTQWYKRNETSRRFTAFFLGNMIASAASGLIAYGILQMRGIAGLSGWQWMFLLEGIITIVIGVVFALLMPNSPANPSNIFGHLYFTPQEIHILTKRVNLDNPSQGPRHKYVKWVDIKSAFSRWCIYPQLTVSFCCIAIISPLGTYQPSIIASYGYDRLQANALSSVGGWIVIVLNLSFGWIADKTRRRGFLILIATVLSFAFCLATRQLATSTNRDLKYGILIFTTIWGSAAHPLNGSWLAVNIRNPAERSITMALLIMTANAAGLAGAQIFQAHDAPLYRTGFTVILTLASIALVFAIVSNAQYLWLNKKLESKGHLEEEQVEAASEVDKWRFSV